One stretch of Schlesneria sp. DSM 10557 DNA includes these proteins:
- a CDS encoding sulfate ABC transporter substrate-binding protein, which translates to MRRAIGTFIRALVLTAPLLFLAVGCTGDHTGSGGSSGGAVKLLNVSYDPTRELWKELNQAFIPVYEKESGQTITIDQSHGSSGSQARSIIDGLEADVATLSIWTDTDALRKNGLLKDNWENTFENRSLPYTSTVVFVVRKGNPKGIKDWSDLVKPGIAVITPNPKTSGNGRLSLLGAWGSVVLNGGTEEQATEFIKKLYLNAPNLDTGARGATMTFAQKGIGDVHITMESEAYLEVKESKGELELVYPPVSILHEPHVAVVDKNVETKGTRAAAEAYLKFLYTKEGQEIIAKHYYRPTDPEIAQKVAEQFQPIKLFLITDLVPSWEEAQAKFFADGGIFDKIYSKQ; encoded by the coding sequence ATGCGTCGCGCAATTGGCACTTTTATCCGGGCTCTTGTCCTGACCGCTCCCCTTCTGTTTCTGGCAGTGGGTTGCACCGGAGATCACACAGGTTCGGGAGGAAGCTCGGGCGGCGCCGTGAAATTGCTCAACGTCTCATACGACCCGACGCGTGAACTGTGGAAAGAACTCAATCAGGCCTTCATTCCCGTCTACGAAAAGGAATCGGGCCAGACAATTACGATCGACCAGTCCCACGGCTCTTCCGGCAGTCAGGCACGTTCGATCATCGATGGTCTCGAAGCCGACGTCGCGACCCTGTCGATCTGGACCGATACCGACGCTCTTCGAAAGAATGGGCTGCTCAAGGACAATTGGGAGAACACCTTCGAGAACCGCTCTCTCCCCTACACATCGACAGTGGTATTCGTGGTCCGCAAAGGGAACCCGAAGGGGATCAAGGACTGGAGTGACCTCGTAAAGCCAGGCATTGCTGTCATCACACCGAACCCGAAAACCTCCGGGAATGGCCGCCTCAGCCTGCTGGGCGCATGGGGAAGCGTGGTTCTTAATGGTGGTACAGAAGAGCAAGCGACTGAGTTTATCAAGAAGCTCTACTTGAACGCTCCCAACCTGGATACCGGTGCCCGTGGTGCCACGATGACCTTCGCTCAGAAGGGGATCGGCGATGTGCATATCACGATGGAAAGTGAAGCCTATCTGGAAGTGAAAGAATCCAAGGGCGAACTGGAACTGGTCTATCCCCCTGTCAGCATCCTCCACGAACCCCATGTGGCCGTTGTTGACAAGAACGTCGAGACGAAAGGAACCCGCGCCGCTGCGGAAGCGTACCTCAAGTTCCTGTACACAAAAGAGGGACAGGAGATCATTGCCAAGCACTACTATCGCCCGACGGATCCTGAGATCGCTCAGAAAGTCGCGGAACAATTTCAGCCGATCAAGCTGTTCCTGATCACCGATCTGGTACCGAGTTGGGAAGAAGCTCAGGCGAAGTTCTTTGCCGACGGGGGCATCTTCGACAAAATTTACTCGAAACAGTAG
- a CDS encoding Rrf2 family transcriptional regulator, whose protein sequence is MKVSRKSDYALRALMTLVGRYGQGPVSIRELAEKNDVPRRFLEHIMLELKTKGWVKSIPGRIGGFELAKRPEEITMGQIVRFFDGLIAPIGCVSATAYEPCSQEATCRFRRIMLDIRNYSSRRMDEANLAAVYGTAPVTKSEVFSSAFIGGDGI, encoded by the coding sequence ATGAAAGTGTCGCGAAAGTCGGATTACGCGCTCCGTGCGCTCATGACGCTTGTTGGAAGATATGGGCAGGGGCCAGTTTCCATCAGAGAACTCGCTGAAAAGAATGACGTACCGCGCCGCTTCCTGGAACATATCATGCTCGAACTCAAGACCAAGGGCTGGGTGAAAAGCATCCCCGGTCGGATTGGTGGGTTCGAACTTGCGAAACGCCCGGAAGAGATCACGATGGGTCAGATCGTCCGTTTCTTCGACGGACTGATCGCACCGATCGGATGTGTTTCTGCTACAGCCTACGAGCCCTGCAGTCAGGAAGCGACTTGTCGCTTCCGGCGTATCATGCTCGACATCCGCAATTATTCCTCTCGTCGAATGGACGAGGCCAATCTGGCAGCTGTTTACGGCACCGCACCGGTCACAAAGTCAGAGGTTTTCAGCTCGGCATTTATCGGTGGCGACGGCATCTGA
- a CDS encoding gamma carbonic anhydrase family protein, whose translation MNRNSSDEMVPETAKWPSARPELPPAPSVAYPDVLWDWSALHAVPQIDPTAFVADGAIVVGRVRLKARSSVWFGCILRGDQQWIEVGEESNIQDGSILHIEADTPCIIGNRVTLGHRAIVHASTVGDGALIGIGATVLSRCVIGEGALIAAGAVVLEGTVVPPHTLWAGCPARQIKELTPEQRQRLATTFQHYVNNSAGYRARRDAQ comes from the coding sequence TTGAATCGCAATTCTTCAGATGAAATGGTCCCCGAGACGGCCAAATGGCCTTCAGCCCGACCAGAACTCCCCCCTGCTCCATCGGTGGCTTACCCGGACGTCCTCTGGGACTGGTCGGCGCTGCACGCCGTTCCGCAAATTGATCCGACAGCGTTTGTGGCTGATGGAGCCATTGTTGTGGGGCGTGTCCGTTTGAAAGCAAGAAGCTCAGTCTGGTTCGGCTGCATCCTTCGGGGTGATCAGCAGTGGATTGAGGTGGGGGAAGAGTCGAACATCCAGGACGGATCGATTCTGCACATCGAAGCCGATACCCCCTGCATCATCGGGAACCGCGTGACGCTGGGACATCGGGCGATCGTACATGCCTCCACCGTCGGGGACGGTGCCCTGATTGGTATTGGTGCGACCGTTCTCAGCCGCTGTGTGATCGGTGAGGGGGCTCTCATCGCCGCCGGAGCCGTCGTGCTTGAAGGGACGGTCGTTCCGCCTCATACCCTGTGGGCAGGATGCCCGGCTCGCCAGATCAAAGAATTAACACCGGAGCAGCGGCAGAGGCTGGCCACTACCTTCCAGCACTACGTCAATAACTCCGCGGGGTATCGCGCACGACGCGATGCACAGTAG
- a CDS encoding Rrf2 family transcriptional regulator, producing MFSQTVEYALRAVVYLADHAPNARTTDQIALATQVPKPYLSKVLQNLGRNQIVRSQRGTGGGVTLVKTPQELTILEVVNAVEPIERIHTCPLNIKSHGKQLCPLHHRMDEALGMVEKSFAQTTLAEMLAEPTGSHPLCEAAPSVPSECPSSAIAELKRQI from the coding sequence ATGTTTTCTCAGACAGTAGAATATGCTCTACGAGCCGTCGTCTATCTGGCCGACCACGCCCCGAACGCCCGCACCACCGACCAGATCGCGCTCGCCACGCAGGTTCCGAAACCGTATCTGTCCAAAGTCTTACAGAACCTGGGACGGAATCAGATTGTCCGCAGCCAGCGGGGAACGGGTGGAGGAGTAACGCTAGTCAAAACTCCTCAAGAGCTCACGATTCTGGAAGTCGTGAATGCGGTGGAACCGATTGAGCGCATTCATACTTGCCCTCTCAACATCAAGTCCCACGGCAAGCAATTATGTCCACTGCACCATCGCATGGACGAAGCGCTGGGGATGGTTGAGAAATCGTTTGCCCAAACAACTCTGGCCGAGATGCTGGCAGAACCGACAGGTAGCCACCCCCTGTGTGAAGCGGCGCCCTCCGTTCCGAGCGAGTGTCCCAGTTCCGCCATTGCCGAGCTAAAACGGCAAATTTAG
- a CDS encoding PSD1 and planctomycete cytochrome C domain-containing protein has translation MAKLTKLPAGTPLTFSPSQLISHVSLGLTLIGLFICSNNSAGADPGELDFNRDIRPILAENCFYCHGQDGNKRQGDLRLDLRDAAVAAGAIVPGDAAASTLVQRIHADDPEQLMPPSNSNRRLSPEQKALLAKWITDGAKYRTHWAFTAPVRPAEPEVKLSGWVRMPIDRFVLAKLEAEGLSPSTEADRATLIKRLSVDLTGLPPRPEEVESFVKDNSEGAYEALVDRLLNSPHYGERMALSWLDAARYADSNGFQQDGDTWQWIWRDWVVKALNNDLPFDQFTIWQLAGDLLPDASNDQKIASGFNRNHLLNGEGGAIPEEQRFVNLFDRMDTTSTNWLGLTMACVQCHDHKYDPITQRDYYSLLDAFNRVPESGTPQYFSSRIRVAAPFIELPTDENKARFAELETQIAASGVDAKLAADSAFEGWKTGLFADGKPAEGNGLPEPVAAILRKPDGERTDEEKKSLEPSLRKYFDEKVRSTLVSKIPALAKLDGLNRQLADYRADQLPRVMVMSDAAPRETKILDRGEYLSPTEKVLFATPAFLPPLPADAPRNRLGFAQWLFIPEHPLTARVQVNRMWQHFFGTGIVKTSEDFGVQSEFPIHGELLDWLADEFRQRGWSMKSMHKLIVMSATYRQSSMLTPELKARDIENRLYARASRMRMPSLILRDWALASSGLLDPRIGGRPVYPYQPDAVWEALAITKERDFTYPASQGADLYRRSIYTFWRRTVNPSNMFDTSNRQTCRVRSIPTSSPLHALTTLNDPTWVEAARMLAENCLHHAPDRSQQLSYAFERVLCRTPTASDLARLHRAYDRQFAIYQNEVDHAKTLLKVGAAPRDESLNVSEHAALTAVCLGILNFDEALTRE, from the coding sequence ATGGCGAAATTGACAAAGCTTCCCGCAGGGACACCGCTGACTTTCTCACCGTCGCAGTTGATATCCCACGTTTCCTTGGGGCTGACTCTGATTGGACTGTTCATCTGCAGCAATAACAGTGCAGGTGCAGACCCCGGAGAGTTGGACTTCAATCGTGATATCAGACCCATCCTGGCCGAGAACTGCTTCTATTGTCACGGTCAGGATGGAAACAAACGCCAGGGCGATCTGCGACTGGATTTGCGCGATGCCGCAGTGGCTGCTGGAGCAATCGTCCCGGGCGATGCTGCGGCGAGTACCCTCGTTCAGCGAATCCATGCAGACGACCCCGAACAGTTGATGCCCCCTTCCAATTCAAACCGCCGATTGAGTCCTGAGCAGAAAGCACTGCTCGCAAAATGGATCACCGACGGGGCAAAATATCGAACGCACTGGGCGTTCACCGCTCCTGTCCGTCCGGCCGAGCCAGAGGTAAAACTCAGCGGGTGGGTTCGCATGCCCATTGATCGCTTTGTACTCGCCAAGCTTGAAGCGGAAGGGCTCTCACCCTCGACGGAAGCGGATCGAGCGACCTTGATCAAGCGACTTTCGGTCGACTTAACCGGGCTTCCTCCCCGACCTGAAGAAGTCGAATCCTTCGTGAAGGACAACAGTGAGGGGGCCTACGAGGCGCTGGTCGATCGGCTGCTCAACAGCCCTCACTACGGCGAACGCATGGCACTGAGCTGGCTCGACGCGGCTCGCTATGCCGACAGTAACGGGTTCCAGCAGGATGGCGACACGTGGCAGTGGATCTGGCGCGACTGGGTCGTCAAAGCGTTGAACAACGATCTTCCGTTTGACCAGTTCACAATCTGGCAATTGGCGGGTGACCTGCTGCCAGATGCCTCGAACGATCAGAAAATCGCCAGCGGATTTAATCGCAATCATCTTCTGAACGGTGAAGGGGGGGCGATTCCGGAAGAACAGCGTTTCGTAAATCTCTTCGACCGCATGGACACGACATCGACGAACTGGCTGGGGCTGACGATGGCATGTGTCCAGTGCCACGACCACAAATATGATCCGATCACCCAGCGTGACTACTACAGTCTGCTCGACGCTTTCAACCGCGTACCAGAGAGTGGAACACCGCAGTACTTTTCGTCCCGTATCCGCGTCGCAGCTCCGTTTATCGAACTTCCCACAGACGAAAATAAAGCGAGATTTGCCGAGCTGGAGACGCAGATTGCGGCCTCAGGTGTCGACGCAAAGCTGGCTGCAGATTCGGCGTTTGAAGGCTGGAAGACCGGACTCTTTGCCGATGGAAAACCGGCCGAAGGGAACGGGCTGCCTGAGCCTGTTGCCGCAATCTTGCGAAAGCCCGACGGCGAGCGAACCGATGAGGAAAAGAAGTCACTCGAACCATCGCTGCGGAAATACTTCGACGAGAAAGTCCGTTCGACTCTGGTGTCGAAGATTCCGGCTCTGGCCAAACTTGACGGTCTCAACCGCCAGCTTGCCGACTATCGCGCCGACCAGTTGCCACGGGTCATGGTGATGAGCGACGCCGCGCCGCGTGAAACGAAAATACTGGATCGCGGCGAGTATCTTTCTCCGACCGAGAAAGTCTTGTTCGCAACACCTGCGTTCCTGCCACCACTGCCCGCTGATGCGCCACGGAACCGGCTTGGTTTTGCTCAATGGCTTTTTATCCCCGAACATCCGCTGACCGCTCGTGTTCAAGTCAATCGAATGTGGCAGCACTTTTTCGGTACAGGCATCGTGAAGACGTCCGAAGATTTCGGCGTTCAAAGCGAATTCCCGATTCATGGCGAACTGCTCGACTGGCTGGCGGATGAGTTTCGCCAGCGGGGATGGAGCATGAAGTCCATGCACAAACTGATTGTCATGAGTGCGACGTACCGACAGTCCAGTATGCTGACCCCCGAGCTGAAGGCGCGAGACATCGAAAATCGGCTGTATGCTCGCGCCTCGCGGATGCGAATGCCGTCATTGATACTGCGAGACTGGGCACTTGCCTCTTCGGGACTTCTGGATCCTCGTATCGGCGGACGCCCCGTTTACCCGTATCAGCCCGATGCGGTGTGGGAAGCTCTGGCGATCACCAAGGAACGGGATTTCACTTATCCTGCCTCTCAGGGAGCAGACCTGTACCGGCGCAGCATCTACACGTTCTGGCGGCGGACGGTCAATCCGTCCAATATGTTTGACACTTCGAACCGGCAGACTTGTCGAGTGCGTTCGATACCGACCAGTTCTCCTTTACATGCCCTGACCACGCTGAACGATCCCACGTGGGTCGAAGCGGCACGCATGCTGGCAGAAAACTGTCTGCACCACGCCCCCGATCGAAGTCAGCAACTGTCTTACGCCTTTGAACGCGTCCTTTGCAGGACTCCCACGGCGTCTGACCTCGCCCGTCTGCATCGAGCTTACGACCGTCAGTTCGCGATTTATCAGAATGAAGTGGATCACGCCAAGACGCTGCTGAAGGTTGGCGCTGCCCCCCGTGATGAATCGCTCAACGTTTCCGAGCACGCGGCACTCACCGCCGTCTGTCTGGGAATCCTGAATTTTGACGAAGCGCTCACACGAGAATAG
- a CDS encoding DUF1501 domain-containing protein yields the protein MFDLLQNQMLKFHRRQFLGSSTSGIGLAALARLMGEKPAEASDAEGRLQAGLRGLPDLPHFPPKAKRVVVLWQGGGPSHVDLFDDKPMLREMAGKDIPDSVRGTTRLSTMSSGYGKWPCVPAIKPHRAYGQAGTVMSEMLPSVGGIADDICLVRSMHTEAVNHAPGVTFFMTGAQVPGRPSMGAWLSYGLGSVTDNLPTFVVMTSSDRAKTCGQLFFDYYWGSGFLPSRYQGVRFRNTGDLVPYLTNPPGVSSQARRALLDEIVDMNAAHLEDYGDPEIETRISQYEMAFRMQTSVPDLVDFSNETKATIDRYGPDALIKGTFANNCLITRRLLERGVSFVQLMHAGWDQHSNLFTHLETQCLDTEGPSAALVLDLKERGMLDDTLVVWGGEFGRTPFGQGDPASPKGRDHFGCAYSWWLAGGGIKPGHVHGATDEFGWNITSDPVHVHDMQATILKLCGVDHTRLTYRYQGRQYRLTDVHGEIVEGILA from the coding sequence ATGTTTGACCTGCTACAAAACCAGATGTTGAAGTTTCATCGTCGTCAGTTCCTCGGTTCCAGTACCAGCGGAATTGGCCTCGCTGCGCTGGCGCGACTGATGGGCGAAAAACCGGCCGAGGCTTCTGACGCTGAAGGGAGGCTGCAGGCCGGATTGAGAGGATTACCCGATCTGCCACATTTCCCTCCGAAAGCAAAGAGGGTGGTGGTCCTCTGGCAGGGTGGGGGGCCGTCCCACGTCGACTTGTTTGACGATAAGCCGATGCTGAGAGAGATGGCCGGCAAGGATATTCCGGATAGTGTTCGAGGGACAACGCGTCTGTCGACCATGTCGAGCGGCTACGGGAAGTGGCCCTGTGTCCCTGCCATCAAGCCTCACCGCGCCTACGGTCAGGCGGGAACCGTCATGAGTGAGATGCTGCCCAGTGTGGGAGGCATCGCAGACGACATCTGTCTTGTTCGCAGCATGCATACGGAAGCGGTCAATCACGCGCCGGGAGTAACCTTCTTCATGACGGGGGCTCAGGTTCCGGGGCGACCAAGTATGGGAGCGTGGCTCTCGTACGGATTGGGGAGTGTGACGGATAACCTGCCGACATTCGTCGTGATGACGTCCAGTGACCGCGCGAAGACCTGTGGACAGTTATTCTTCGACTACTACTGGGGAAGCGGATTCCTGCCCAGTCGTTATCAAGGGGTGCGATTCCGGAACACGGGTGATCTCGTCCCTTACCTGACAAATCCACCTGGCGTCAGTTCCCAGGCACGTCGCGCATTGCTGGATGAAATCGTCGACATGAACGCCGCTCATCTCGAGGACTACGGCGATCCTGAGATTGAAACGCGGATTTCGCAGTACGAAATGGCGTTCCGCATGCAGACCAGCGTTCCGGATCTGGTCGACTTCTCTAACGAAACGAAAGCAACGATCGATCGATATGGCCCCGATGCGCTGATCAAGGGGACGTTCGCCAACAACTGCCTGATCACCCGACGCCTGCTGGAACGGGGTGTCAGTTTTGTGCAGTTGATGCACGCGGGGTGGGACCAGCACAGCAATCTGTTTACTCATCTGGAAACGCAGTGCCTCGATACCGAAGGCCCCTCGGCCGCTCTCGTTCTTGACTTGAAGGAACGGGGCATGCTTGACGATACGCTCGTCGTCTGGGGAGGTGAGTTCGGGCGAACGCCGTTCGGTCAGGGAGACCCAGCCAGTCCCAAGGGACGCGACCATTTCGGTTGCGCCTATAGCTGGTGGCTTGCCGGAGGAGGAATCAAGCCCGGTCACGTTCACGGCGCGACCGATGAATTTGGCTGGAACATCACGTCCGATCCGGTGCATGTTCATGACATGCAGGCCACAATTTTGAAACTGTGTGGTGTCGATCACACCCGTCTCACATATCGCTATCAGGGCCGGCAATACCGGTTGACTGACGTTCATGGTGAGATTGTGGAGGGAATCCTTGCTTGA
- the fhcD gene encoding formylmethanofuran--tetrahydromethanopterin N-formyltransferase: MPPEQSESLSSLRINDVEVVDTFAEAFPIKATRLVLTAISERWALTAATELCGNATSVIACDVEAAVEQTIPSGETPDGRPGVSVLVFAFSIDALAKSLQSRVGQCVLTCPTTACFNGIENCPREKQIRIGGAIRYFGDGFQKSKKPDHRRFWRIPVMDGEFLCEDYFGTITGVAGGNLLICGTNQISALVATEAAADAIRKVPDVALPFPGGIVRSGSKVGSRYPKLKASTNDAYCPTLRSLTPSELPADCQAVYEVVIDGLNFDAVNQAMRQGLHAAAGMPGVLRITAGNYGGKLGKHHFHLRDLL; encoded by the coding sequence ATGCCTCCCGAACAATCCGAGTCTCTCAGCAGCTTACGAATCAATGATGTCGAAGTTGTCGATACATTTGCGGAAGCGTTCCCCATTAAAGCAACGCGGCTCGTGCTGACTGCGATCAGTGAACGCTGGGCCCTGACTGCCGCCACTGAATTGTGCGGCAACGCAACCAGTGTCATCGCCTGTGATGTCGAAGCGGCTGTGGAACAAACGATCCCGTCGGGCGAGACGCCAGATGGGCGGCCCGGGGTTTCTGTGCTGGTCTTTGCATTTTCGATCGACGCCCTGGCCAAGTCACTGCAAAGCCGTGTCGGACAGTGTGTGCTGACCTGCCCGACCACGGCTTGTTTCAACGGAATCGAAAATTGTCCCAGGGAAAAACAAATTCGGATCGGCGGCGCCATTCGTTACTTTGGTGACGGCTTTCAAAAGTCGAAGAAACCGGATCACCGACGGTTCTGGAGAATCCCGGTCATGGATGGGGAATTTCTCTGTGAAGACTACTTCGGCACGATCACGGGGGTCGCCGGGGGCAATCTGTTGATCTGCGGCACAAATCAAATCTCAGCCCTGGTCGCGACGGAAGCGGCGGCGGATGCCATTCGAAAAGTCCCCGATGTCGCGCTCCCCTTTCCCGGAGGGATCGTACGTTCAGGAAGCAAAGTGGGTTCGCGATATCCGAAACTCAAGGCGAGTACGAACGATGCCTACTGCCCTACGCTTCGCTCACTGACTCCATCCGAACTGCCGGCTGATTGCCAGGCCGTCTACGAAGTCGTGATCGACGGATTAAACTTTGATGCAGTGAACCAGGCGATGCGCCAGGGTCTTCACGCAGCTGCGGGCATGCCGGGTGTCCTGAGAATCACTGCAGGAAACTACGGCGGAAAACTAGGCAAACACCACTTCCACCTGCGCGATCTGCTCTGA
- a CDS encoding STAS domain-containing protein produces MTLQDFNATYFTIEDRAPVVVLTVVRPSLTEEDNIEQFGFELTKLVEISGRNWITLDLSQVKIMTSSAIGKLIALHRNLHRRGGRLALCGLNDFLRQVFRTSNLSEYFHIKLTVDESVESLKERISLTETTS; encoded by the coding sequence ATGACACTGCAAGACTTCAATGCGACGTACTTCACGATTGAAGACAGGGCGCCGGTTGTCGTCCTGACCGTCGTACGGCCCAGTCTTACAGAAGAAGACAACATCGAACAATTCGGTTTCGAATTGACGAAACTGGTTGAGATATCTGGGCGCAACTGGATAACGCTGGACCTGAGCCAGGTGAAAATCATGACGAGTTCGGCGATTGGAAAATTGATCGCCCTGCATCGGAATCTGCATCGCCGAGGAGGACGATTGGCTCTGTGCGGGCTGAATGATTTCCTTCGCCAGGTGTTTCGCACGTCAAATCTGAGTGAATACTTTCACATCAAGCTGACAGTCGATGAGTCGGTCGAGTCACTGAAGGAGCGGATTTCCCTCACTGAGACAACCTCATGA
- the mtaB gene encoding tRNA (N(6)-L-threonylcarbamoyladenosine(37)-C(2))-methylthiotransferase MtaB: MAEKLCRMVTLGCKVNQYETQLVLEALEKNGFREARENETADLCVVNTCTVTSNADSRSRQVIRQLAKHNPGTRTLVMGCYATRDPQAISRLPSVFEVVTDKRELPDVLERHGIVDIPTGISRFEGRRRAYVKVQDGCILRCTYCIIPQVRPGLRSRSAADIEAEVRRLIDNGYQEIIITGVHVGHYGVDTSRARLGQSRFRLPELLRQLDKIPGSWRMRLSSIEAAEVDDELISAFADSEHLCPQFHPALQSGSNTVLKRMRRRYSVESFLDKIQRMRDLLDRPAFATDVIVGFPGETEEEFEETMETCRQAEFMKIHLFPFSPRKGTPAAEYGEQVHGTIRNERMARLEQLERDLAQRYYQSLLGRSLEVMVESESSRPGWVCGTERSYAPVEMPGTRDDIGRMCIGRAVRATRHFVEAERESPPHDTARLQCDVLHD, encoded by the coding sequence ATGGCCGAAAAACTTTGTCGGATGGTGACGCTCGGCTGCAAAGTCAACCAATACGAAACGCAACTCGTACTCGAAGCACTCGAGAAGAACGGATTCCGGGAAGCTCGGGAGAACGAAACCGCAGATCTGTGCGTTGTAAACACGTGTACCGTCACTTCCAACGCCGATTCCCGTTCACGACAGGTGATTCGGCAGTTGGCAAAGCATAATCCGGGGACACGGACGCTGGTCATGGGTTGCTACGCGACCCGAGATCCCCAGGCCATTTCAAGACTCCCCTCGGTCTTCGAAGTTGTGACTGACAAACGGGAATTACCAGACGTGCTGGAACGGCACGGGATCGTCGACATTCCCACGGGGATCAGCCGTTTTGAAGGCCGTCGTCGGGCCTACGTCAAAGTTCAGGACGGCTGCATCCTGCGTTGCACCTACTGCATTATTCCTCAGGTTCGTCCCGGTCTGCGGAGCAGATCCGCGGCGGATATCGAAGCGGAAGTGCGTCGGTTGATCGACAATGGCTATCAGGAAATCATCATTACGGGTGTGCATGTCGGGCACTACGGTGTCGACACTTCGCGGGCGCGTCTGGGCCAGTCCCGTTTCCGTCTTCCCGAACTTCTGCGGCAACTGGACAAGATTCCGGGTTCATGGCGGATGCGGTTATCCAGCATCGAAGCGGCGGAAGTCGACGACGAGCTGATATCCGCTTTTGCCGACAGTGAACATCTCTGCCCACAGTTTCATCCCGCGCTGCAGAGCGGATCCAACACGGTTTTGAAGCGGATGCGCCGCCGTTACTCGGTCGAAAGTTTTCTCGACAAGATCCAGCGAATGCGTGACCTGCTGGACCGTCCCGCATTTGCGACGGACGTCATCGTTGGATTCCCGGGCGAGACCGAGGAGGAATTTGAGGAGACGATGGAAACGTGCCGTCAGGCCGAGTTCATGAAAATTCATCTCTTCCCATTCAGTCCGCGGAAAGGCACGCCCGCAGCGGAATATGGTGAGCAAGTCCACGGAACTATCCGAAATGAACGGATGGCTCGTCTGGAACAACTGGAGCGGGACCTGGCTCAACGCTATTATCAATCGCTGCTGGGGCGGTCGTTGGAAGTCATGGTCGAAAGTGAATCCAGTCGCCCCGGCTGGGTCTGCGGTACGGAACGAAGCTACGCCCCGGTGGAAATGCCGGGAACTCGAGATGATATCGGTCGCATGTGCATCGGCCGTGCTGTTCGGGCAACGCGTCATTTTGTCGAAGCTGAACGGGAGAGTCCCCCGCATGACACTGCAAGACTTCAATGCGACGTACTTCACGATTGA